A stretch of the Azorhizobium caulinodans ORS 571 genome encodes the following:
- the secG gene encoding preprotein translocase subunit SecG — MQTVLIVIHLLVVLALIGVVLIQRSEGGGLGIGGGGGGGGFFTARGTANVLTRATAVLAALFFITSLGLTILAGWGRAPTSILGPSSGQSGPSVPTGGSILDQIRPQGAAPGASAPAAPTPPAADAPAPTGPQVPKSQ; from the coding sequence ATGCAGACCGTTCTGATCGTCATTCACCTGTTGGTGGTGCTCGCGCTCATCGGCGTGGTGCTGATTCAGCGTTCCGAAGGCGGTGGCCTGGGAATCGGCGGCGGCGGCGGTGGCGGCGGCTTCTTCACGGCGCGCGGCACGGCCAACGTGCTGACCCGTGCGACCGCGGTGCTCGCCGCGTTGTTCTTCATCACCAGCCTGGGCCTGACGATTCTCGCAGGCTGGGGCCGCGCGCCCACCTCGATCCTCGGGCCGTCCAGCGGCCAGAGCGGTCCGAGCGTGCCGACCGGCGGCTCCATCCTCGACCAGATCCGGCCGCAGGGCGCGGCTCCGGGAGCCTCCGCTCCCGCGGCCCCGACGCCTCCGGCCGCGGACGCTCCGGCGCCCACCGGCCCGCAGGTTCCGAAGTCTCAGTGA
- a CDS encoding sodium-translocating pyrophosphatase, which yields MLALVLIIACGLFAVGYGIWAGRAVMAADPGSPRMQEIAAAIAEGAQAYLRRQYATIGIVGVVIFLAVGVFLGWLVAIGFALGAILSGLAGFIGMNVSVRANVRTAQAATKSLAGGLDLAFKAGAVTGLLVAGLALLGVAVYFTFLTRIMGYGLTERVVVDALVALGFGASLISIFARLGGGIFTKGADVGGDLVGKVEAGIPEDDPRNPATIADNVGDNVGDCAGMAADLFETYAVTVVATMVLAIIFYSGAPGVLGNLVLYPLAIGGVCILTSIAGTFFVKLGPTSSIMGALYKGFAASAGLSVFALALVTGLLTGFGPIAGTALTGTQLFLSGIVGLAVTGAIVVITEYYTGTGYRPVVSIAQASVTGHGTNIIQGLAVSLESTALPTLVIIAGILVAYGLAGLFGIAVAATTMLALAGMVVALDAFGPVTDNAGGIAEMAGLPKEVRHSTDALDAVGNTTKAVTKGYAIGSAGLGALVLFAAYNADLRYFISQARPGSYFAGVSPNFSLENPYVVVGLLFGGLLPFLFAAMGMTAVGRAAGAIVEEVRRQFREKPGIMAGTDKPDYSRAVDMLTRAAIKEMIIPSLLPVLSPIVCYFVIYLVAGGGAAGKSAAFSAVGAMLLGVIVTGLFVAISMTSGGGAWDNAKKSFEDGFVDKDGVRHLKGSDAHKASVTGDTVGDPYKDTAGPAVNPMIKITNIVALLLLAVLGH from the coding sequence ATGTTGGCACTCGTGCTGATCATTGCCTGCGGACTGTTCGCCGTGGGCTACGGAATCTGGGCCGGGCGGGCGGTCATGGCCGCCGATCCCGGCTCGCCACGCATGCAGGAGATCGCCGCCGCGATCGCCGAAGGCGCGCAGGCCTACCTGCGCCGGCAGTACGCCACCATCGGCATCGTGGGCGTCGTCATCTTCCTGGCGGTGGGCGTCTTCCTCGGTTGGCTCGTGGCCATCGGCTTTGCCCTCGGCGCCATTCTCTCCGGCCTTGCCGGCTTCATCGGCATGAATGTCTCGGTGCGTGCCAATGTGCGCACGGCGCAGGCGGCGACGAAATCGCTCGCCGGCGGGCTCGACCTCGCTTTCAAGGCGGGCGCCGTCACCGGCCTTCTGGTGGCCGGCCTCGCCCTGCTGGGGGTCGCGGTCTACTTCACCTTCCTCACCCGCATCATGGGCTATGGCCTCACCGAGCGCGTTGTGGTGGATGCCCTCGTGGCGCTGGGCTTCGGCGCCTCGCTCATCTCCATCTTCGCCCGCCTCGGCGGCGGCATCTTCACCAAGGGCGCCGACGTGGGCGGCGATCTGGTCGGCAAGGTAGAGGCAGGCATTCCCGAGGACGACCCGCGCAACCCCGCCACCATCGCCGACAACGTGGGCGACAATGTCGGCGACTGCGCGGGCATGGCGGCGGACCTGTTCGAGACCTATGCCGTGACGGTGGTGGCGACCATGGTGCTCGCCATCATCTTCTATTCCGGCGCCCCAGGCGTTCTGGGCAATCTCGTGCTCTATCCGCTGGCCATCGGCGGCGTGTGCATCCTCACCTCCATCGCCGGCACCTTCTTCGTTAAGCTCGGGCCGACCTCCTCCATCATGGGGGCGCTCTACAAGGGCTTTGCGGCGAGCGCCGGCCTCTCGGTCTTCGCGCTGGCACTGGTGACGGGGCTGCTGACAGGCTTCGGCCCCATCGCGGGGACCGCGCTCACCGGCACGCAGCTTTTCCTCTCGGGAATCGTCGGACTGGCGGTGACCGGGGCCATCGTCGTCATCACCGAATATTACACCGGCACGGGCTATCGGCCGGTGGTCTCCATTGCGCAGGCCTCGGTGACCGGCCACGGCACCAACATCATCCAGGGCCTCGCCGTCTCGCTCGAATCGACGGCGCTGCCCACGCTCGTCATCATCGCCGGCATCCTCGTCGCCTATGGCTTGGCCGGCCTGTTCGGCATTGCGGTGGCGGCAACGACCATGCTGGCGCTGGCGGGCATGGTGGTGGCGCTCGATGCCTTCGGCCCGGTGACGGACAATGCCGGCGGTATCGCCGAAATGGCCGGCCTGCCCAAGGAGGTTCGCCACTCCACCGATGCGCTGGATGCGGTGGGCAACACCACGAAGGCCGTCACCAAGGGCTATGCCATCGGCTCGGCGGGCCTCGGCGCGCTGGTGCTGTTCGCCGCCTACAATGCGGACCTGCGCTATTTCATCTCGCAGGCCCGGCCGGGCAGCTATTTCGCCGGCGTGTCCCCCAACTTCTCGCTGGAAAATCCCTATGTGGTCGTCGGCCTGCTGTTCGGCGGCCTGCTGCCCTTCCTCTTCGCCGCCATGGGCATGACGGCGGTCGGAAGAGCGGCAGGCGCCATCGTGGAGGAGGTGCGCCGGCAGTTCCGCGAGAAGCCGGGAATCATGGCCGGCACCGACAAGCCGGACTATTCCCGCGCCGTGGACATGCTAACCCGCGCCGCCATCAAGGAGATGATCATCCCCTCCCTGTTGCCGGTGCTCTCGCCCATCGTCTGCTATTTCGTCATCTATCTGGTGGCGGGCGGCGGGGCGGCCGGCAAGTCGGCGGCCTTCTCGGCGGTGGGGGCGATGCTGCTCGGCGTCATCGTCACCGGCCTGTTCGTCGCCATCTCCATGACCTCCGGCGGCGGCGCCTGGGACAATGCGAAGAAGTCCTTCGAGGACGGATTCGTGGACAAGGACGGGGTGCGCCACCTCAAGGGGTCTGACGCGCACAAGGCGTCCGTCACTGGCGACACCGTGGGCGATCCCTACAAGGACACGGCGGGGCCGGCCGTGAATCCCATGATCAAGATCACCAACATCGTGGCGCTGCTGCTTCTGGCGGTGCTCGGGCATTGA
- the kdsA gene encoding 3-deoxy-8-phosphooctulonate synthase, whose translation MSATAVEPQSVVEAGKVRIGNSLPLALIAGPCQMESRDHALETAAALKEITDRLGIGLIYKTSFDKANRTSVNAARGMGLEKALPVFAEIGERFGLPTLTDVHEIHQCAPVGEVVDVLQIPAFLCRQTDLLVAAARTGRVVNVKKGQFLAPWDMVNVVAKLTQSGNGRVLLTERGASFGYNTLVSDMRGLPVMAQTGAPVVFDATHSVQQPGGKGASSGGQREFVPVLARAAVAVGVAAVFIETHPDPDHAPSDGPNMVPLKDLESLVALLQEIDRVAKAHPVAI comes from the coding sequence ATGAGCGCGACCGCCGTTGAGCCCCAGTCCGTGGTGGAGGCGGGCAAGGTCCGCATCGGCAACAGCCTGCCGCTCGCCCTCATCGCCGGCCCCTGCCAGATGGAGAGCCGCGACCACGCGCTGGAAACCGCCGCCGCGCTGAAGGAGATCACCGATCGCCTCGGCATCGGCCTCATCTACAAGACCTCCTTCGACAAGGCGAACCGTACCTCGGTCAATGCCGCGCGCGGCATGGGCCTTGAGAAGGCGTTGCCGGTGTTTGCCGAGATCGGCGAGCGCTTCGGCCTGCCGACGCTGACCGACGTGCACGAGATCCACCAGTGCGCCCCCGTGGGCGAGGTGGTGGACGTGCTCCAGATCCCGGCCTTCCTCTGCCGCCAGACCGACCTTCTCGTCGCGGCGGCCAGGACCGGCCGGGTGGTGAATGTGAAGAAGGGCCAGTTCCTTGCGCCCTGGGACATGGTCAATGTGGTGGCCAAGCTCACCCAGTCCGGCAACGGGCGCGTGCTGCTCACCGAGCGCGGCGCCTCCTTCGGCTACAACACGCTGGTTTCCGACATGCGCGGCCTGCCGGTGATGGCGCAAACCGGCGCGCCGGTGGTGTTCGACGCCACCCATTCCGTGCAGCAGCCGGGCGGCAAGGGCGCCTCCTCCGGCGGGCAGCGCGAGTTCGTGCCGGTGCTTGCCCGCGCCGCGGTGGCGGTGGGCGTGGCGGCGGTCTTCATCGAGACCCATCCCGACCCGGATCATGCCCCCTCCGACGGCCCCAACATGGTGCCGCTGAAGGATCTGGAGTCGCTGGTGGCGCTGTTGCAGGAGATCGACCGCGTGGCCAAGGCGCATCCGGTGGCGATCTGA
- the sugE gene encoding quaternary ammonium compound efflux SMR transporter SugE, with translation MAWIILFAAGLMEVGWAIGLKYAEGFTRLWPSVFTLVCAGFSLFLLSVAARDLPIGTAYAVWAGIGMVGATVVGIIVFGEPSDALRLASIALIGVGIVGLKLATPH, from the coding sequence GTGGCCTGGATCATCCTTTTTGCGGCCGGCCTCATGGAAGTGGGCTGGGCCATCGGCCTGAAATATGCCGAGGGCTTCACCCGCCTATGGCCCTCGGTCTTCACGCTGGTCTGCGCCGGCTTCAGCCTGTTCCTGCTCTCGGTCGCGGCCCGCGACCTGCCCATCGGCACCGCTTATGCGGTCTGGGCTGGCATCGGCATGGTGGGCGCGACGGTGGTCGGCATCATCGTCTTCGGCGAACCCTCCGACGCGCTGCGCCTCGCCTCCATCGCGCTGATCGGTGTCGGCATCGTCGGGCTGAAGCTCGCGACGCCCCATTGA
- a CDS encoding CTP synthase, translated as MARYIFITGGVVSSLGKGLASAALGALLQARGYTVRLRKLDPYLNVDPGTMSPYQHGEVFVTDDGAETDLDLGHYERFTGHPATKQDNITTGRIYQDILTKERRGDYLGATIQVIPHVTNAIKDFVLEGNEGFDFVLIEVGGTVGDIEGLPFFEATRQLKNELPRNHAIFIHLTLMPFIPSAGELKTKPTQHSVKELRSIGIQPDILLCRCDREIPREERRKLSLFCNVRESAVIEARDVDNIYAVPSSYHAEGLDTEVLAAFGIEPAPAPNLQRWTNIEQRVRNPEGEVTIAIVGKYTGLKDAYKSLIEALNHGGIANKVKVNLDWIESETFETEDPAPFLEHVHGILVPGGFGQRGAEGKIRAAQFARERKVPYFGICFGMQMAVIEAARNLAGVKNANSTEFGETSEPVVGLLTEWLKGNELERRSAAGDLGGTMRLGAYLAQLKEPSRVAGIYGAQEISERHRHRYEVNTAYKDRLEACGLMFSGLSPDGLLPEIVEYADHPWFIGVQFHPELKSRPFQPHPLFASFIGAAMEQSRLV; from the coding sequence ATGGCGCGCTACATCTTCATCACCGGCGGCGTCGTGTCCTCCCTTGGCAAGGGCCTCGCCTCCGCAGCACTCGGCGCGCTTCTTCAGGCGCGCGGGTACACCGTCCGGCTCCGCAAGCTGGACCCCTATCTGAACGTCGATCCGGGCACCATGAGCCCGTATCAGCATGGCGAGGTCTTCGTGACCGACGACGGGGCCGAGACCGATCTCGACCTCGGCCATTACGAGCGCTTCACCGGGCATCCTGCCACCAAGCAGGACAACATCACCACCGGGCGCATCTATCAGGACATCCTCACCAAGGAGCGGCGCGGCGACTATCTGGGCGCCACCATCCAGGTGATTCCCCACGTCACCAACGCCATCAAGGACTTCGTGCTGGAAGGCAACGAGGGCTTCGACTTCGTGCTCATCGAGGTCGGCGGCACGGTGGGTGACATCGAGGGCCTGCCCTTCTTCGAGGCGACCCGTCAGCTCAAGAACGAGCTGCCGCGCAACCACGCCATCTTCATCCACCTGACGCTGATGCCCTTCATCCCCTCCGCCGGGGAACTGAAGACCAAGCCGACGCAGCACTCCGTCAAGGAACTGCGCTCCATCGGCATCCAGCCCGACATCCTGCTCTGCCGCTGCGATCGCGAGATCCCGCGCGAGGAGCGGCGCAAGCTCTCGCTCTTCTGCAACGTGCGCGAGAGCGCCGTGATCGAGGCGCGCGACGTGGACAACATCTACGCCGTGCCGTCCTCCTACCATGCGGAAGGTCTCGACACGGAAGTGCTGGCCGCCTTCGGCATCGAGCCGGCCCCGGCGCCGAACCTCCAGCGCTGGACCAATATCGAGCAGCGCGTGCGCAACCCCGAGGGCGAAGTGACCATCGCCATCGTGGGCAAGTACACGGGCCTCAAGGACGCCTACAAGTCGCTCATCGAGGCGCTGAACCACGGCGGCATCGCCAACAAGGTGAAGGTGAACCTCGACTGGATCGAGAGCGAGACCTTCGAGACCGAGGACCCGGCGCCCTTCCTGGAGCATGTCCACGGCATTCTCGTGCCGGGCGGCTTCGGCCAGCGCGGCGCCGAGGGCAAGATCCGCGCGGCCCAGTTCGCCCGCGAGCGCAAGGTGCCCTATTTCGGCATCTGCTTCGGCATGCAGATGGCCGTGATCGAGGCGGCCCGGAACCTGGCCGGCGTCAAGAACGCCAACTCCACCGAGTTCGGCGAGACGTCCGAGCCGGTGGTGGGCCTGCTCACCGAATGGCTGAAGGGCAATGAACTGGAGCGCCGCTCGGCAGCGGGCGACCTCGGCGGCACCATGCGCCTCGGCGCCTATCTGGCGCAGCTCAAGGAGCCGTCCCGCGTCGCCGGCATCTATGGCGCGCAGGAGATTTCCGAGCGTCACCGTCACCGTTACGAGGTGAATACCGCCTACAAGGATCGCCTCGAGGCCTGCGGTCTCATGTTCTCCGGCCTGTCGCCCGATGGCCTGCTGCCGGAGATCGTGGAATATGCGGACCATCCCTGGTTCATCGGCGTGCAGTTCCATCCCGAGCTGAAGTCGCGCCCGTTCCAGCCGCATCCGCTCTTCGCCTCCTTCATCGGGGCGGCCATGGAGCAGAGCCGGCTGGTGTGA
- a CDS encoding VOC family protein, which translates to MRRGLDHVVHLVRDVDAAGEVYDLLGFTVGSRNHHPWGTHNRIVQTPGFFIEILEVAEPEKIPPHDGAFFSFGAFNKARLARSGEGLSMLVLEGTDPVGDKADFDAAGIGGYDLFDFSRQARRPDGSEVEVGFTLAYARDPIASETAFFTCTQRKPENFWSPQMQRHANGVTQVLGVVLVTDSPADHVSFIDTFSGCTPRRAVDGWFVTQTPRGAIDLMTPELFTERYGVAAPQGEGLRLAAVRFDTPGAADLRRGLAARRMLVEQIEGIAVVPPTAAMGATLIFERNEDAAAG; encoded by the coding sequence ATGCGTCGCGGCCTCGATCACGTCGTCCATCTGGTGCGGGACGTTGATGCGGCCGGGGAGGTCTATGACCTGCTGGGCTTCACCGTCGGCTCGCGCAACCATCATCCCTGGGGCACGCACAACCGCATCGTCCAGACACCGGGCTTCTTCATCGAGATTCTGGAAGTTGCCGAGCCGGAGAAGATCCCGCCGCACGATGGCGCCTTCTTCTCCTTCGGCGCCTTCAACAAGGCCCGGCTCGCCCGCAGCGGCGAGGGCCTGTCCATGCTGGTGCTGGAAGGCACCGATCCCGTGGGCGACAAGGCCGATTTCGATGCGGCCGGCATCGGCGGCTACGACCTGTTCGATTTCTCCCGGCAGGCCCGACGTCCGGACGGCTCCGAGGTGGAGGTGGGCTTCACGCTCGCCTATGCCCGTGATCCCATCGCGTCCGAAACCGCCTTCTTCACCTGCACCCAGCGAAAGCCGGAGAATTTCTGGTCGCCGCAGATGCAGCGCCATGCCAATGGCGTGACGCAGGTGCTGGGCGTGGTGCTGGTGACCGACAGTCCCGCCGACCACGTGTCCTTCATCGACACCTTCTCCGGCTGCACGCCGCGCCGGGCAGTGGACGGCTGGTTCGTGACGCAGACGCCGCGTGGGGCCATCGACCTCATGACGCCCGAATTGTTCACCGAGCGCTATGGCGTGGCCGCGCCGCAGGGTGAGGGCCTGCGCCTCGCGGCCGTGCGCTTCGACACGCCCGGCGCCGCCGACCTGCGCCGAGGCCTCGCCGCCCGGCGGATGCTGGTGGAGCAGATCGAGGGCATCGCCGTGGTGCCGCCCACTGCCGCCATGGGCGCGACGCTGATCTTCGAGCGCAACGAGGACGCCGCCGCCGGCTGA
- the eno gene encoding phosphopyruvate hydratase: MTAIVDIVGREILDSRGNPTVEVDVLLEDGALGRAAVPSGASTGAHEAVELRDGDTGRYLGKGVEKAVEAVNGEIFDAIGGLDAEEQAQIDAVMIELDGTPNKARLGANAILGVSLAVAKAAAISNNLPLYRYVGGVNARTLPVPMMNIINGGAHADNPIDFQEFMILPAGAPTFAEGLRWGAEIFHTLKKGLKDAGHNTNVGDEGGFAPNLASAEAALDFVLKAIEKAGFKPGEDVFLGLDCAATEFFKDGAYHYEGEGKVRDIDAQVKYLAQLVGNYPIVTIEDGMSEDDWAGWKQLTDAIGAKCQLVGDDLFVTNVERLGRGIKEATGNAILVKVNQIGSLTETLETVELAHKSGYRAVMSHRSGETEDSTIADLAVATNCGQIKTGSLARSDRTAKYNQLLRIEQELGAQAKYAGKAALKAFA, from the coding sequence ATGACCGCCATTGTCGATATCGTCGGCCGGGAAATCCTGGACAGCCGCGGCAACCCCACGGTGGAAGTCGATGTGCTGCTGGAAGACGGCGCGCTCGGTCGCGCGGCGGTTCCCTCCGGCGCGTCCACGGGCGCCCATGAGGCGGTCGAACTGCGCGACGGCGACACGGGCCGCTATCTCGGCAAGGGCGTCGAGAAGGCGGTCGAGGCGGTGAACGGCGAGATCTTCGACGCCATCGGCGGCCTCGATGCCGAGGAGCAGGCGCAGATCGACGCCGTCATGATCGAACTCGACGGCACGCCCAACAAGGCCCGCCTCGGCGCCAACGCCATCCTCGGCGTGTCGCTGGCGGTGGCCAAGGCGGCCGCCATCTCCAACAACCTGCCGCTCTATCGTTATGTGGGCGGCGTGAACGCCCGCACCCTGCCGGTGCCGATGATGAACATCATCAACGGCGGCGCGCATGCGGACAATCCCATCGACTTCCAGGAATTCATGATCCTGCCCGCCGGCGCGCCGACCTTCGCGGAAGGCCTGCGCTGGGGCGCCGAGATCTTCCACACCCTGAAGAAGGGCCTGAAGGACGCCGGCCATAACACCAACGTGGGCGACGAGGGCGGCTTCGCCCCGAACCTTGCGTCTGCCGAGGCGGCGCTCGACTTCGTGCTGAAGGCCATCGAGAAGGCCGGCTTCAAGCCGGGCGAGGACGTGTTCCTCGGCCTCGACTGCGCCGCCACCGAATTCTTCAAGGACGGCGCCTATCACTATGAGGGCGAGGGCAAGGTCCGCGACATCGACGCCCAGGTGAAGTATCTGGCGCAGCTCGTCGGCAACTACCCGATCGTCACCATCGAGGACGGCATGTCCGAGGACGACTGGGCGGGCTGGAAGCAGCTCACCGACGCCATCGGCGCCAAGTGCCAGCTTGTGGGCGACGACCTGTTCGTGACCAATGTCGAGCGCCTCGGCCGTGGCATCAAGGAAGCCACCGGCAACGCCATCCTCGTGAAGGTGAACCAGATCGGCTCGCTGACCGAGACGCTGGAGACGGTGGAACTCGCCCACAAGTCCGGCTATCGCGCCGTGATGTCCCATCGTTCGGGCGAGACCGAGGACTCCACCATCGCCGATCTCGCGGTGGCCACGAACTGCGGTCAGATCAAGACCGGCTCGCTCGCCCGCTCCGACCGCACCGCCAAGTACAACCAGCTCCTGCGCATCGAGCAGGAACTGGGCGCACAGGCGAAATATGCCGGCAAGGCGGCGCTCAAGGCCTTCGCCTGA
- the queF gene encoding preQ(1) synthase, translating to MTEAKLQLGRETALPSSPEEAVLDRVPNPHPDTNYVARFTAPEFTSLCPVTGQPDFAHLVLDYVPDAWLVESKSLKLYLASFRNHGAFHEDCTVAIGKRLVELLKPRFFRIAGYWYPRGGIPIDVFWQTGELPRGVWLPETGVAPYRGRG from the coding sequence ATGACCGAAGCCAAGCTCCAGCTCGGGCGCGAGACCGCCCTGCCGTCCTCACCCGAGGAGGCCGTGCTGGACCGCGTGCCCAATCCCCATCCCGACACCAATTACGTGGCCCGCTTCACGGCGCCCGAGTTCACCTCGCTGTGTCCCGTGACCGGCCAGCCGGACTTCGCCCATCTGGTGCTGGATTACGTACCGGACGCCTGGCTCGTGGAATCGAAGTCGCTCAAGCTCTATCTCGCCAGCTTCCGCAACCACGGCGCCTTCCATGAGGACTGCACGGTGGCCATTGGCAAGCGGCTGGTCGAGCTGCTGAAGCCGCGCTTCTTCCGCATCGCCGGCTACTGGTATCCGCGCGGCGGTATTCCCATCGACGTGTTCTGGCAGACCGGCGAGCTCCCGCGCGGGGTCTGGCTGCCGGAAACCGGTGTCGCCCCCTATCGTGGGAGAGGCTGA